The genomic segment AGTACGAGATCAAGAACACCAACGGCTACCGCCTGGACGCGTTCCTGGACGGCGCGACGCCGGTGGAGATCCTGCGCGGGCTGATGGTCGGTTCCGAGGGCACCTTCGGTTTCCTCTCGGAGGTCGTCTTCGACACGCTGCCGCTCGACCGGCGGACCTCCACGGCGCTCCTCTTCTTTCCCTCGCTGACCGCCGCTGCCGCCGCCGTGCCGCTGTTCAACGCGGCCGGCGCCCTCGCCGTGGAACTGATGGACGGCAACACCCTGCGCGCCTCGGTCAGCGTGCGGGGCGTACCGGCCGACTGGGCCGCTCTCCCCCGGGAGACGGCGGCCCTGCTCGTCGAGTTCCGGGCCCCGGACGAGGCGGGGCAGGAGGCGTACGAGCGGGCGGCGGCCGAGGTGGTGGCGGGGCTCTCCCTCGTCGCTCCGGCCGCGTCGGTCACCAACGCGTTCACCCGGGACGCGGGGACGATCAACGGGTACTGGAAGGCCCGCAAGGCGTTCGTCACCGCCGTCGGGGGCTCGCGCCCCTCGGGCACGACGCTGATCACGGAGGACTTCGCGGTCCCGCCGTCCCGGCTGGCGGAGGCCTGCGAGGCCCTGCTGGAGCTCCAGGCGCGCCACGGCTTCGACGCGGCGGTGGCGGGTCACGCGGCCCACGGCAACCTCCACTTCCTCCTGGCGTTCGACGCGGGCGTCGCCGCCGACGTCGAGCGGTACGCCGCGTTCATGGACGCGTTCTGCACGCTGGTGGTCGACCGGTTCGACGGTTCGCTGAAGGCCGAGCACGCCACCGGCCGCAACATCGCCCCCTTCCTGGAGCGCGAATGGGGCCCGCGGGCGACGGAGCTGATGTGGCGGACGAAGCGGCTGATCGATCCGGACGGGGTGCTCGCCCCCCGCGTGGTCCTCGACCGTGATCCCCGCGCGCATCTGCGCGGCCTGAAGACGATCCCCTCCGTGGAGGCGGTCGCGGACCCGTGCATCGAGTGCGGTTTCTGCGAACCCACCTGCCCCAGCCAGGACCTCACCACCACGCCGCGCCAGCGGATCGTGCTGCGGCGGGAGATGCTGCGCCAGCCGGACGGCTCCCCCGTCGAGGACGCGCTGCTCGACGCGTACGGCTACGACGCGGTCGACACCTGTGCGGGCGACTCCACCTGCATGCTGGCGTGCCCGGTCGGCATCGACACCGGCGCGATGATGAAGGGCTTCCGCTCGCTGCGGCATTCGCCCCGCGAGGAACGGATCGCGACGCTCACCGCGCGGCATTTCCGGTTGGTGGAGTCGGCCGCCCGGCTCGCCGTGGCCGCGGCGGACCGGCTCGGCGACCGGGTGCGGGACCCGCTGCTGACGGCGGTGACCCGGCTCGCCCGTAAGGCGGTCCGCCCCGACCTGGTGCCCGAGTGGCTGCCGGAGATCCCGCCGGCGGCCTCTCGCAGGCTCCCGCCCACCGTGCGCCCCGGGGCGCACGCGGTCTACTTCCCGGCGTGCGTGAACCGTATCTTCGCCGGCCCCGAGGGGGACCTGGAGCCGTCTCTGGCGCACTCCGTCGTCGCCCTCTCCGCCCGCGCGGGCAGGCCGGTGTGGATCCCGGACGACACCGCCGGGACCTGCTGCGCGACGATCTGGCACTCCAAGGGGTACGACGCGGCCAACGCCGTGATGGCCAACCGGATCGTGGAGGCGGCGTGGGGCTGGACCGGCGGCGGCGCCCTGCCGCTGGTGGTCGACGCCACCTCGTGCACCCTCGGCATCGCGCGGGAGGTCGTCCCGTACCTCACCGAGGACAACCGCGCCCTGCACCGGGAACTGACGGTGGTGGACTCCCTCGTCTGGGCGGCCGACGAACTGCTCCCCCGTCTCACGGTGGAGCGCAGGGCCGAGTCGGCCGTCGTCCACCCGACGTGCTCGATGGAGCATCTGGACGTGGTGGACCGGCTGCGTACGCTCGCCGGGGCGTGCGCCCAGGAGGTGTTCCTGCCGGACGACGCGAAGTGCTGCGGGTTCGCCGG from the Streptomyces sp. NBC_01335 genome contains:
- a CDS encoding FAD-binding and (Fe-S)-binding domain-containing protein, which translates into the protein MPLLEPKPEALRPGRAREAAPDRVSDRSAAGTPEPLRSELVALLGAGKVFWKVSDLVKYASDASPYRFLPRVVVVAEDVDDVSAVLSYAHGRGRNVVFRAAGTSLNGQAQGEDILVDVRRHWSGVTVLDGGARARIRPGTTIARANATLARYGRVLGPDPASAIACTVGGVVANNASGMTAGTTRNSYRTVSSLSFVLPGGTMVDTADPAAGELLAHAEPGLCEGLMALKAEIEADAALTARIRAKYEIKNTNGYRLDAFLDGATPVEILRGLMVGSEGTFGFLSEVVFDTLPLDRRTSTALLFFPSLTAAAAAVPLFNAAGALAVELMDGNTLRASVSVRGVPADWAALPRETAALLVEFRAPDEAGQEAYERAAAEVVAGLSLVAPAASVTNAFTRDAGTINGYWKARKAFVTAVGGSRPSGTTLITEDFAVPPSRLAEACEALLELQARHGFDAAVAGHAAHGNLHFLLAFDAGVAADVERYAAFMDAFCTLVVDRFDGSLKAEHATGRNIAPFLEREWGPRATELMWRTKRLIDPDGVLAPRVVLDRDPRAHLRGLKTIPSVEAVADPCIECGFCEPTCPSQDLTTTPRQRIVLRREMLRQPDGSPVEDALLDAYGYDAVDTCAGDSTCMLACPVGIDTGAMMKGFRSLRHSPREERIATLTARHFRLVESAARLAVAAADRLGDRVRDPLLTAVTRLARKAVRPDLVPEWLPEIPPAASRRLPPTVRPGAHAVYFPACVNRIFAGPEGDLEPSLAHSVVALSARAGRPVWIPDDTAGTCCATIWHSKGYDAANAVMANRIVEAAWGWTGGGALPLVVDATSCTLGIAREVVPYLTEDNRALHRELTVVDSLVWAADELLPRLTVERRAESAVVHPTCSMEHLDVVDRLRTLAGACAQEVFLPDDAKCCGFAGDRGMLHKELTDSATAKEAAEVDSRDHDAHLSANRMCEIGMTRATGHPYRSVMTELERATRPSG